A stretch of the Panicum virgatum strain AP13 chromosome 9N, P.virgatum_v5, whole genome shotgun sequence genome encodes the following:
- the LOC120690554 gene encoding bifunctional TENA2 protein: protein MDGGGVEASTTAAWIERHQQMYERATRHPFTISIRDGTIDLSTFKRWLSQDYLFVREFVAFEASVLLKCCKQDSSDMEIILGGVASLSDELSWFKNEAAKWGIDLASVSPLKSNMEYHRFLRSFTEPEVIYAVAVTTFWIIETVYQDSFGFCIEEGNKTPPELLGTCQRWGSAEFKQYCQSLQRIADRSLANAPADAVKSAEEAFIRVLELEIGFWEMSSSQS from the exons atggacggcggcggggtcgagGCGAGCACAACGGCGGCATGGATCGAGAGGCACCAGCAGATGTACGAGCGGGCCACGCGGCACCCCTTCACCATCTCCATCCGCGACGGCACCATCGACCTGTCCACCTTCAAGCGCTGGCTG AGCCAGGACTACCTGTTTGTGAGGGAATTTGTCGCATTTGAAGCTAGTGTACTGCTCAAGTGTTGCAAACAAGACAGCTCAGACATGGAAATTATCTTGGGTGGAGTAGCTTCTCTCAGTGATGAGCTCTCTTGGTTCAAGAATGAAGCTGCCAAATGGGGTATCGATCTAGCAAGTGTTTCACCGCTCAAATCTAATATGGAGTACCACAG GTTTCTTCGAAGCTTTACAGAGCCAGAGGTTATCTATGCTGTTGCTGTAACTACCTTCTGGATAATTGAAACCGTGTACCAGGACAGCTTCGGTTTCTGTATAGAAGAAGGTAACAAGACGCCACCGGAGCTCCTGGGCACCTGCCAGAGATGGGGCAGCGCTGAGTTTAAACAGTACTGCCAGTCTCTGCAGAGAATCGCGGATCGCAGCTTGGCAAACGCGCCAGCTGATGCTGTCAAGAGCGCTGAAGAGGCCTTCATCAGGGTACTCGAGCTGGAAATTGGTTTCTGGGAAATGAGCTCTTCTCAGTCTTAA
- the LOC120690556 gene encoding bZIP transcription factor 53-like — MVAAAAAPQGARRAAVATEEERRRNRMTSNRLSARKSRMKRQQHVDDLTAEAERLRRENEAMRAGAGEALRRGRALEQENRVLAAHARQLCAALLLRNSQLRLLGGVAGVPLDVPGVPDHLVQLYGGPHQMPAMPLAPPPPLQLPLEIQMLLQPDVMDAVGMLV; from the coding sequence ATggttgcagcggcggcggcgccgcaggGGGCGCGGCGCGCCGCGGTGGCCACCGAGGAGGAGAGGCGGCGCAACCGCATGACCTCGAACCGGCTGTCGGCGCGCAAGTCCCGCATGAAGCGGCAGCAGCACGTGGACGACCTgaccgcggaggcggagcgcCTGCGGCGCGAGAACGAGGCgatgcgcgccggcgccggggaggccctgcggcgcggccgcgcgctCGAGCAGGAGAACCGCGTGCTGGCGGCGCACGCGCGCCAGCTGTGCGCCGCGCTCCTGCTGCGCAACTCCCAGCTCCGCCTgctgggcggcgtggccggcGTACCGCTCGACGTGCCGGGCGTGCCCGACCACCTCGTGCAGCTGTACGGCGGCCCGCATCAGATGCCGGCCATGCcgctggcgcctccgccgcccctgcaaCTGCCGCTGGAGATCCAGATGCTGTTGCAGCCTGACGTCATGGACGCCGTCGGTATGCTCGTGTGA
- the LOC120690555 gene encoding calvin cycle protein CP12-1, chloroplastic-like has protein sequence MASMVTTMAAIASFPAPRSLQQAPAPLQLRPNAVSFAARPVRARRRLVAVAASSPATPPDLANKVSESIKQAQETCADDPVSGECVAAWDEVEELSAAASHARDRQKGADPLEEFCKDNPETDECRMYED, from the coding sequence ATGGCCAGCATGGTCACCACCATGGCTGCCATAGCCTCTTTCCCGGCTCCAAGAAGCCTCCAGCAGGCCCCGGCcccgctgcagctccgcccgAACGCCGTGTCGTTCGCCGCACGgccggttcgcgcgcgccgccggctggtggccgtggcggccagctcgccggccacgccgccggacctcgccaACAAGGTGTCCGAGAGCATCAAGCAGGCGCAGGAGACGTGCGCGGACGACCCGGTGAGCGGCGAGTGCGTGGCGGCGTGGGAcgaggtggaggagctcagcGCGGCCGCCAGCCACGCGCGGGACCGGCAGAAGGGCGCCGACCCGCTCGAGGAGTTCTGCAAGGACAACCCCGAGACCGACGAGTGCCGCATGTATGAGGACTGA